A part of Leishmania braziliensis MHOM/BR/75/M2904 complete genome, chromosome 30 genomic DNA contains:
- a CDS encoding putative RNA-binding protein — MRDPTNTVWVGSYDPAFHSRSMLCRAFWPFGRVMEISIHDGKSYAFVHLRRTEEAKAAVDALMESRELGAAIFNYSKMHDYTEEEMSLPHDPNIVEEPPVTDPAPAPAPGTRRQRDYDGSRDPCDERGAREAECVRDAPAPPQRRARHEREAKEPSNVLWVGNLVPYITNEKLTEVFEVFGPISSVSRLGRSNMAFLHYETVEQCTMAIETMKGRPIEGVMLSLNYGHDAQHANDVAGGSGTGAEGPAGSGGHNYSNVPLTADGIPVNETPTNIIYLGHLPADAEAKDVEDLFTPYDGFIFSKFVGTSGIGFGHFDTIESSRLARAGLSNAMIKGTPIRVSFGKQNHTYTMADRRRIGEPAMSNGGGEFNLDAMMRGPGVQLDGTTGALVAGGYGGGTLVLPAMGGGAAGGGIGGTESNVYARKREAPEMTLENRLQSLLGSTYNSCGARGLEISPSQIQAVCQLVDNCVSESACETLRQALTLYSPLRAVHIFNVVAKRMREFSDDPHKRLFVLYAVTHVLLGVSTEYVPFTEAALNAYLMVLLVASEGQTSSGMDRLTFIIESFQQHPFVEKKSNAGKEYEEQFRAQLDEITNRAKAEQDLRLLATRRRRRN; from the coding sequence ATGCGTGACCCAACCAACACCGTCTGGGTTGGCAGCTACGACCCGGCCTTCCACTCGCGTAGCATGCTATGCCGCGCATTTTGGCCTTTCGGTCGCGTCATGGAAATCTCGATTCACGATGGCAAGTCGTACGCCTTTGTGCACCTGCGGCGCACCGAGGAGGCCAAGGCTGCGGTCGATGCTCTCATGGAGAGTCGCGAGTTGGGTGCCGCGATCTTCAACTACAGCAAGATGCACGACTACACGGAGGAAGAGATGAGCCTACCGCATGACCCCAATATTGTGGAGGAGCCGCCTGTCACAGATCCCGCGccggcaccagcgcctgGTACCCGGCGTCAGCGTGACTACGACGGCAGCCGCGACCCCTGTGACGAGCGTGGCGCGCGCGAGGCGGAGTGCGTCCGCGATGCCCCGGCGCccccgcagcgccgtgcgcGGCACGAGCGGGAAGCCAAAGAGCCGTCCAACGTCTTGTGGGTTGGCAACCTCGTTCCGTACATAACAAATGAGAAGCTGACCGAGGTGTTCGAGGTGTTTGGCCCCATCTCGAGCGTCTCCCGTCTCGGTCGCTCCAACATGGCCTTTTTGCACTACGAAACGGTCGAACAGTGCACAATGGCCATCGAAACAATGAAGGGTAGGCCGATTGAGGGGGTTATGCTGAGCTTGAACTATGGCCACGACGCCCAGCATGCGAACGACGTggctggtggcagcggcaccggcgcagAGGGACCGGCAGGGAGTGGCGGTCACAACTACAGCAACGTTCCCCTCACCGCCGACGGTATTCCTGTCAACGAAACACCAACGAACATCATTTACCTCGGCCATCTCCCCGCCGATGCGGAGGCCAAGGATGTCGAAGATTTATTCACGCCATACGACGGTTTCATCTTCAGCAAGTTTGTCGGTACCAGTGGGATCGGCTTTGGCCACTTCGACACAATCGAGTCCTCTCGGCTGGCGCGTGCAGGGTTGTCCAACGCGATGATCAAGGGGACACCGATCCGTGTGAGCTTCGGCAAGCAGAATCACACGTATACCATGGCTGATCGGCGCCGCATCGGTGAGCCAGCCATGAGcaatggcggcggtgagtTCAACTTGGACGCTATGATGCGCGGCCCCGGCGTGCAGTTGGACGGCACCACCGGCGCTCTTGTGGCTGGCGGCTACGGCGGTGGGACGTTGGTTCTGCCGGccatgggcggcggcgctgccggtggcGGCATTGGTGGTACAGAGAGCAATGTGTATGCCCGCAAGCGCGAGGCGCCGGAGATGACCTTGGAGAACCGCCTTCAGTCATTGTTGGGCAGCACGTACAACAGCTGTGGCGCCAGAGGCCTCGAGATCAGTCCGAGCCAGATTCAGGCAGTGTGTCAGCTCGTGGACAACTGCGTCAGCGAGTCCGCGTGCGAGACGCTCCGGCAGGCGCTCACGCTCTATTCCCCGCTGCGCGCTGTCCACATCTTTAACGTGGTGGCGAAGCGCATGAGAGAGTTCTCTGATGACCCACACAAGCGCCTCTTCGTGCTGTACGCCGTGACGCACGTGCTACTTGGCGTGTCCACCGAATATGTTCCCTTCACTGAGGCAGCGCTCAACGCCTACctgatggtgctgctggtggcgagTGAGGGGCAGACAAGTAGCGGCATGGATCGCCTGACGTTCATCATCGAAAGTTTTCAGCAGCATCCCTTTGTCGAGAAGAAGTCCAACGCAGGCAAGGAGTACGAGGAGCAGTTTCGGGCACAGCTGGACGAGATCACCAATCGTGCGAAGGCCGAGCAGGATCTGCGCTTGCTGgcgacgcgccgccgccgccgcaactAA